From the genome of Amycolatopsis sp. NBC_01488, one region includes:
- a CDS encoding DUF3072 domain-containing protein, whose protein sequence is MTDQVEPNPEKDPSDWTTGDEPMTGPQKSYLQTLAQEAGQEVPDGLTKAEASARIDELQRATGRGS, encoded by the coding sequence ATGACGGACCAGGTGGAGCCCAACCCGGAGAAGGACCCGAGCGACTGGACGACCGGTGACGAGCCGATGACCGGGCCGCAGAAGTCCTACCTGCAGACGTTGGCGCAGGAGGCCGGGCAAGAGGTGCCGGACGGCTTGACGAAGGCCGAAGCGTCGGCGCGGATCGACGAGCTGCAGCGTGCGACGGGGCGGGGTAGCTGA
- the rho gene encoding transcription termination factor Rho, with amino-acid sequence MSYHGILDLSGKTPFVRTGYRPAPGDIALPLSAVRNHKLRPGDEITGTAEEITSVNGADPATPRPSFTELVPVHPDERLLLETTPARLLPRVIDLVTPLGKGQRALVVSPPKAGKTTVLREIAHGISVNHPECRLMVLLADERPEEVTELSRTVRGEVIASTFDRPPAEHVAVAELAVERAKRLVERGEDVVLLLDSLTRLGRAYNLSARPSGRTLSGGVDAAALQPMKRILGAARNLEGGGSLTIVASALVETGSLADTVFFEELKSTGNAELKLDRKTAERRIFPAVDVAASSTRREELLVTPGELAAMREVRRALPGPHAIEQLLDQLRKTGSNAEFLLRVTGAALPAAA; translated from the coding sequence ATGTCTTACCACGGAATCCTTGACCTGTCAGGGAAAACCCCCTTCGTCCGCACCGGCTACCGGCCGGCCCCGGGCGACATCGCACTCCCGCTTTCCGCCGTCCGCAACCACAAGCTGCGTCCCGGCGACGAAATCACCGGCACCGCCGAGGAAATCACCAGCGTCAACGGTGCCGACCCGGCGACGCCGCGTCCGAGCTTCACCGAGCTGGTCCCGGTGCACCCGGACGAGCGCCTGCTGCTCGAAACCACCCCGGCGCGCCTGCTGCCGCGCGTCATCGACCTCGTCACCCCGCTCGGCAAGGGCCAGCGCGCCCTCGTCGTTTCCCCGCCCAAGGCCGGGAAGACCACGGTGCTGCGTGAGATCGCCCACGGCATCTCGGTCAACCACCCGGAGTGCCGGCTGATGGTCCTGCTGGCCGACGAGCGCCCGGAGGAGGTCACCGAGCTGAGCCGAACCGTGCGCGGCGAAGTGATCGCGTCCACATTCGACCGTCCGCCCGCCGAACACGTGGCGGTGGCGGAACTCGCCGTCGAGCGCGCGAAACGCCTGGTGGAGCGCGGTGAAGACGTCGTGCTGCTGCTCGATTCGCTGACCCGCCTCGGCCGCGCGTACAACCTTTCGGCCCGTCCGTCCGGCCGCACGCTGTCCGGCGGCGTCGACGCGGCCGCGCTGCAGCCGATGAAGCGGATCCTCGGCGCGGCCCGCAACCTCGAGGGCGGCGGATCGCTCACGATCGTCGCGTCGGCACTCGTCGAAACCGGGTCCCTGGCCGACACGGTGTTCTTCGAAGAGCTGAAGAGCACCGGCAACGCCGAGCTGAAACTCGACCGCAAGACGGCCGAGCGTCGCATCTTCCCCGCCGTCGACGTCGCGGCGTCCAGCACCCGCCGCGAAGAACTCCTGGTCACCCCGGGCGAACTCGCCGCGATGCGCGAAGTCCGCCGTGCGTTGCCCGGCCCGCACGCGATCGAGCAGCTGCTCGACCAGCTCCGCAAGACGGGCTCGAACGCCGAATTCCTCCTCCGCGTGACGGGCGCCGCACTGCCGGCCGCGGCCTAG